TTGCTTGCTAACAATTACAACATATAACTTTTTTCATTTGcaagcataattaaaaaaaacttcattcttaaaaaatgttgtgttctattaaaaaaaagacaaaatcatATTGTGTTGGCATGAGGGTGAACAATTTATGATggttgttttcagaaatgcatTACATAAATTAcccctttttttttcattttatatgatatggcacaaaaaatattttaaaataagataaaactgAGCAAGTACAAACAAATTTATAACTATGAAAGGTTAAGTCCAATAATAATTCATACGTTCATTCCCTCCTGTCCACCACCTGCATGACCTGGAGGTTTTCGTGTATCTCCAGGTCGCCCGGGGTGTTTACGCGGCCCCTTTCCCCTACCACCCACTTCTGCCCGTCCAGTCCCAGTTCCCCCCCTCTTCCTTCTCTGTCCATGTCTCGGAGTTGCTGCTTCCTCTTTGAGAGCCTGAATCCACAAGGCGTCAAAAGAGCCTGGAGCTTGATAACCCGGCTGGTTCTTATCAAGCGAGTCTCTTGAGAGAAGAACCCAAATACTAGGTACATTTCTGCTGACGGTGAGACTGTCCAGCCCGGCCCCAGGCTCCAGCGGCTCCCAGACATCCTGAAGTGTGCGGTAGGCCAGCTTAGTGAGCTGATGTAGCCCATGAATGCGCCGTTTCATGATCTCTACACACGTGATTGCTTTTGCAACGCTCTGACCCACGCCTGTGAATACTATTTGGCGACACAGATTGTCCCCTGTCCCAACGCTCACCTCTGAACCTTCATGATCTGCCGAGGCTGCTGTTTTCTCCTCCATACGGCTTAAAGCAAACCTCATGAGGTTGCGGATTTTGCTACCATCCTTCACTCGAACTTCTGGAGTGTCGCTGGGCAGGTCGGGGAACGGACATGGGCAGGGCTGCTCTATTGTGTTTGCTTTTCTGTAGTTCTCCATGTCATTTAGATTTTACCTGCGGAAAGTAATATGGACAAGGGAAAGGAATTAATTAATGTATATAAGATTTGTTAATGTATTGTGGTTCATGAATATGCAACCACATACTAAGGGTGTAAAAGATCACAGTTGATCCGTGATT
This sequence is a window from Danio rerio strain Tuebingen ecotype United States chromosome 16, GRCz12tu, whole genome shotgun sequence. Protein-coding genes within it:
- the rpp25l gene encoding ribonuclease P protein subunit p25-like protein isoform X1, with amino-acid sequence MENYRKANTIEQPCPCPFPDLPSDTPEVRVKDGSKIRNLMRFALSRMEEKTAASADHEGSEVSVGTGDNLCRQIVFTGVGQSVAKAITCVEIMKRRIHGLHQLTKLAYRTLQDVWEPLEPGAGLDSLTVSRNVPSIWVLLSRDSLDKNQPGYQAPGSFDALWIQALKEEAATPRHGQRRKRGGTGTGRAEVGGRGKGPRKHPGRPGDTRKPPGHAGGGQEGMNV
- the rpp25l gene encoding ribonuclease P protein subunit p25-like protein (The RefSeq protein has 1 substitution compared to this genomic sequence); this encodes MENYRKANTIEQPCPCPFPDLPSDTPEVRVKDGSKIRNLMRFALSRMEEETAASADHEGSEVSVGTGDNLCRQIVFTGVGQSVAKAITCVEIMKRRIHGLHQLTKLAYRTLQDVWEPLEPGAGLDSLTVSRNVPSIWVLLSRDSLDKNQPGYQAPGSFDALWIQALKEEAATPRHGQRRKRGGTGTGRAEVGGRGKGPRKHPGRPGDTRKPPGHAGGGQEGMNV